The Coffea arabica cultivar ET-39 chromosome 3c, Coffea Arabica ET-39 HiFi, whole genome shotgun sequence genome contains a region encoding:
- the LOC113734372 gene encoding F-box/kelch-repeat protein At3g23880-like isoform X2 — protein sequence MEGNENMAIGQQIPSSSVQVSDHPLILPDLPFQVITEILARLPVKSLMRFKCVSKSWLSLTLSPHFIKRHLSFSTSKDREHLLFIDYNSGRFKHCSLASLLYEQPSDAVEIVCPQLECRDQSVLLVGCCNGLICICTTREGFVLWNPSTRKSKTLPDFSFEKTSEHKFYASCGFGYDETNDDYKVVAVTCYCAEDWEPFASEVKVYSTKTDTWRRIGDFPDGYPMSGSGNRYCGTFAEGKVHWVLNRAFCPYVVFLDLATETYGSLDLPGDAIKSNRDSFVTDIQTVGGSLYFFCRNYEHGLVDLWVLKEYGVIESWTKVVSALSYDKRRLLRSVYTRSASIYVESLVSPGSVDATTMMSGLQLRTLKASTSRTQD from the exons ATGGAAGGCAATGAAAATATGGCCATAGGCCAACAAATTCCTTCCTCTTCAGTCCAAGTTTCAGACCACCCCTTAATACTGCCGGATCTTCCCTTTCAAGTCATCACTGAGATTCTGGCAAGGCTACCTGTGAAGTCACTCATGAGATTCAAGTGCGTTTCAAAATCATGGCTTTCCTTAACGTTAAGCCCTCATTTCATCAAGCGTCACCTCAGTTTCAGTACATCAAAGGACAGAGAACACTTGCTATTTATAGACTATAATTCTGGCAGGTTCAAACACTGTTCTCTTGCTTCTTTGTTGTATGAACAGCCTAGTGATGCAGTTGAAATAGTTTGTCCCCAATTGGAATGCCGTGATCAGTCAGTTCTCTTAGTGGGATGTTGTAATGGGTTGATTTGCATTTGCACTACTAGAGAAGGTTTCGTCTTATGGAACCCATCTACCAGAAAATCAAAGACATTGCCTGATTTTAGTTTTGAAAAAACGAGTGAGCATAAATTCTATGCTTCATGTGGTTTTGGATACGACGAGACTAACGATGATTATAAAGTAGTGGCAGTAACCTGCTACTGTGCTGAAGATTGGGAGCCCTTTGCTTCTGAGGTTAAAGTTTATAGTACAAAAACTGATACTTGGAGGAGAATTGGGGATTTTCCTGATGGTTATCCAATGAGCGGAAGCGGAAACAGGTACTGTGGTACTTTTGCGGAGGGGAAGGTCCATTGGGTATTGAACAGAGCATTTTGTCCATATGTTGTTTTTCTTGATTTAGCTACAGAGACATATGGATCTCTTGATTTACCTGGAGATGCGATCAAATCGAATCGTGACAGTTTTGTAACAGACATACAAACTGTTGGTGGGAGCCTTTatttcttttgcaggaattATGAGCATGGTCTTGTAGATCTCTGGGTTTTGAAGGAATATGGAGTTATTGAATCTTGGACAAAGGTGGTTTCTGCCTTGAGCTACGACAAGAG GCGTCTCCTGAGGTCTGTCTACACTAGGTCTGCGAGTATTTATGTTGAAAGCCTAGTTTCACCCGGTTCAGTTGATGCAACAACTATGATGAGTGGACTACAGTTGAGGACACTTAAA GCCTCAACGAGCAGGACACAAGACTAA
- the LOC113734372 gene encoding F-box/kelch-repeat protein At3g23880-like isoform X1, producing MEGNENMAIGQQIPSSSVQVSDHPLILPDLPFQVITEILARLPVKSLMRFKCVSKSWLSLTLSPHFIKRHLSFSTSKDREHLLFIDYNSGRFKHCSLASLLYEQPSDAVEIVCPQLECRDQSVLLVGCCNGLICICTTREGFVLWNPSTRKSKTLPDFSFEKTSEHKFYASCGFGYDETNDDYKVVAVTCYCAEDWEPFASEVKVYSTKTDTWRRIGDFPDGYPMSGSGNRYCGTFAEGKVHWVLNRAFCPYVVFLDLATETYGSLDLPGDAIKSNRDSFVTDIQTVGGSLYFFCRNYEHGLVDLWVLKEYGVIESWTKVVSALSYDKRYFLSVLYQLENGKLLVVLESDVRVLNPKNNKSRRLLRSVYTRSASIYVESLVSPGSVDATTMMSGLQLRTLKASTSRTQD from the exons ATGGAAGGCAATGAAAATATGGCCATAGGCCAACAAATTCCTTCCTCTTCAGTCCAAGTTTCAGACCACCCCTTAATACTGCCGGATCTTCCCTTTCAAGTCATCACTGAGATTCTGGCAAGGCTACCTGTGAAGTCACTCATGAGATTCAAGTGCGTTTCAAAATCATGGCTTTCCTTAACGTTAAGCCCTCATTTCATCAAGCGTCACCTCAGTTTCAGTACATCAAAGGACAGAGAACACTTGCTATTTATAGACTATAATTCTGGCAGGTTCAAACACTGTTCTCTTGCTTCTTTGTTGTATGAACAGCCTAGTGATGCAGTTGAAATAGTTTGTCCCCAATTGGAATGCCGTGATCAGTCAGTTCTCTTAGTGGGATGTTGTAATGGGTTGATTTGCATTTGCACTACTAGAGAAGGTTTCGTCTTATGGAACCCATCTACCAGAAAATCAAAGACATTGCCTGATTTTAGTTTTGAAAAAACGAGTGAGCATAAATTCTATGCTTCATGTGGTTTTGGATACGACGAGACTAACGATGATTATAAAGTAGTGGCAGTAACCTGCTACTGTGCTGAAGATTGGGAGCCCTTTGCTTCTGAGGTTAAAGTTTATAGTACAAAAACTGATACTTGGAGGAGAATTGGGGATTTTCCTGATGGTTATCCAATGAGCGGAAGCGGAAACAGGTACTGTGGTACTTTTGCGGAGGGGAAGGTCCATTGGGTATTGAACAGAGCATTTTGTCCATATGTTGTTTTTCTTGATTTAGCTACAGAGACATATGGATCTCTTGATTTACCTGGAGATGCGATCAAATCGAATCGTGACAGTTTTGTAACAGACATACAAACTGTTGGTGGGAGCCTTTatttcttttgcaggaattATGAGCATGGTCTTGTAGATCTCTGGGTTTTGAAGGAATATGGAGTTATTGAATCTTGGACAAAGGTGGTTTCTGCCTTGAGCTACGACAAGAGGTATTTTCTTTCAGTATTGTACCAATTGGAGAATGGTAAACTTCTAGTGGTGCTTGAAAGTGATGTCAGAGTCTTGAATCCCAAAAATAACAAATCCAGGCGTCTCCTGAGGTCTGTCTACACTAGGTCTGCGAGTATTTATGTTGAAAGCCTAGTTTCACCCGGTTCAGTTGATGCAACAACTATGATGAGTGGACTACAGTTGAGGACACTTAAA GCCTCAACGAGCAGGACACAAGACTAA
- the LOC113733682 gene encoding F-box/kelch-repeat protein At3g23880-like gives MESKGNGATNPNPSEDSNQPLILPDLPFEVITEILLRLPVKSLSKFKCVSKSWLSLISSSQFIKDHLCAFSSSEDGEQLQLLTVGIDLTDCYLKDCSLASLLHERQPANAAEDEIDYPPILRLSRYFNVVGCCDGLFCIDCMRTGVFLWNPSTRKFKKLPSFSSPTVDLLKEGDHYQVCGFGYDKDSDDYKVVKVVCSLDEDYRPSGSEVLVYSVKTGSWKSIGEFQGGFPSVGDCGCLVNGRLHWELHNAGWDFNVVFLDLATETFGSLDLALKTNGGTGISGRNGFRSDLGTFGGSLCFVCKNYRDHFVELWVMKEYGVGESWTKVLSVPVDKTSLVFRALCIPGSERFLVELKDELRLYDPKDDSFRFLPRSGIHTVLRIYVQSLVSPNPNAAAEMHQQH, from the coding sequence ATGGaaagcaaaggaaatggagCCACCAATCCCAACCCATCCGAAGATTCAAACCAACCCTTAATATTGCCTGACCTCCCCTTTGAAGTAATCACCGAGATCCTCCTAAGGCTACCAGTCAAATCCCTTTCGAAATTCAAATGCGTTTCGAAATCGTGGCTGTCCCTAATCTCAAGCTCTCAATTCATCAAAGATCACCTCTGTGCTTTCAGCTCATCAGAAGATGGAGAACAACTACAGCTGCTCACTGTGGGAATTGATCTCACAGATTGTTATCTCAAAGATTGCTCTCTTGCCTCTTTGTTGCATGAACGGCAGCCTGCAAATGCAGCTGAGGATGAAATTGATTATCCACCTATTCTTCGACTGAGTAGGTACTTTAACGTTGTGGGATGCTGTGATGGGCTATTTTGCATTGATTGCATGAGAACAGGTGTGTTCTTGTGGAATCCATCAActagaaaattcaagaaattgccCAGTTTTAGTAGCCCAACAGTGGACCTACTTAAGGAGGGAGATCACTACCAAGTATGTGGTTTCGGATATGATAAGGATAGTGATGATTATAAAGTGGTGAAAGTTGTCTGCTCCTTAGATGAAGACTATCGTCCCTCAGGGTCTGAAGTTTTAGTTTATAGCGTAAAGACTGGATCTTGGAAGAGCATTGGGGAGTTTCAAGGTGGTTTCCCTAGTGTGGGGGACTGCGGCTGTCTCGTCAATGGGAGGCTCCACTGGGAATTGCATAATGCAGGCTGGGATTTCAACGTTGTTTTTCTTGATTTAGCAACAGAGACGTTCGGTTCTCTTGACTTGGCACTAAAAACAAATGGAGGGACAGGGATATCAGGCCGCAATGGTTTTCGATCTGATTTGGGAACTTTTGGAGGGAGTCTTTGTTTCGTTTGTAAGAATTATAGGGATCATTTTGTAGAGCTGTGGGTTATGAAGGAATATGGGGTTGGAGAATCTTGGACCAAGGTGCTTAGTGTCCCGGTTGACAAGACAAGTCTTGTGTTTAGGGCACTGTGCATTCCAGGCAGTGAAAGATTTTTGGTGGAGCTTAAAGATGAACTCAGACTCTATGATCCAAAAGATGACTCCTTCAGGTTCCTCCCACGGTCTGGTATTCATACTGTTCTTAGAATTTATGTCCAAAGCCTGGTTTCCCCCAACCCAAATGCAGCTGCAGAGATGCATCAACAACACTAG
- the LOC113734922 gene encoding membrane protein PM19L-like, with translation MARTVGRSLAAPLLFLNLIMYFIVLGFASWCLNHYINGQTNHPSFGGNGATPFFLTFAILASVLGIASKLAGGNHLRAWRSDSLAAAGASSLVAWAVTILAFGLACKEINVGGRRGWRLKVLEGFIIALGVTQLLYVLLIHAGMFSSRYGPGYRDPDYGLGAPGTEPKGTAGVTGSRV, from the exons ATGGCTAGAACGGTTGGAAGAAGCTTGGCTGCTCCATTACTGTTTCTGAACCTGATTATGTATTTCATCGTTTTAGGCTTTGCGAGTTGGTGCCTCAATCATTACATCAATGGCCAGACTAACCATCCCA GCTTTGGAGGAAACGGAGCAACCCCGTTCTTCCTGACATTCGCCATACTAGCTTCCGTTCTGGGGATTGCTTCGAAGTTAGCAGGTGGAAACCATTTAAGGGCTTGGAGAAGCGACAGTCTAGCGGCTGCTGGAGCATCTTCCTTAGTCGCATGGGCCGTAACTATTCTAGCTTTCGG ATTGGCATGCAAGGAGATAAATGTTGGAGGCCGGAGGGGATGGAGGTTAAAGGTTCTTGAGGGGTTCATAATAGCGCTAGGAGTGACTCAATTGCTCTATGTGCTGCTGATCCATGCTGGGATGTTCAGCAGCAGATATGGTCCAGGGTACAGGGACCCTGACTATGGTCTTGGTGCACCTGGAACTGAGCCCAAAGGTACCGCAGGTGTTACAGGGTCTAGGGTCTAA